The following proteins come from a genomic window of Halomarina ordinaria:
- a CDS encoding mechanosensitive ion channel family protein: MGGVAVVLTPLQAEFNGSNDSGEGNVSLTPDRVGPVGETLRDVGVPYAEVFGGLITLVGVFLALYLLGRTVGLPLVRRALAARDVEGDAQRPLVRIARIVLAFAALAVGFAVGGYGNLLSSFTTIGAAATLAIGFALRDLIANFVAGVFIYVDRPFRIGHWIEWPSSGDLPSQGIVTDISLRVTRIQTFDNEIITVPNAKLTENEILNPTARDRLRISFTFGIGYEDDIQRATDIIVEEATAHPKVLEHPTPTVQLSEDPLADSYVGLDSWFWIDTPNRRKYLTVRSEVVRAVKERFEEAGIDIPYPQIDLSGRVETGPPRRPLERSPDGD; this comes from the coding sequence ATGGGGGGAGTAGCCGTCGTGCTGACGCCGCTGCAGGCGGAGTTCAACGGCTCGAACGACTCGGGCGAGGGGAACGTCAGTCTCACGCCCGACCGGGTCGGCCCCGTCGGGGAGACGCTCCGCGACGTCGGCGTCCCGTACGCGGAGGTGTTCGGGGGGCTCATCACGCTCGTCGGGGTGTTCCTCGCCCTCTACCTGCTGGGCCGGACGGTCGGCCTCCCGCTCGTCCGCCGCGCGCTCGCCGCGCGGGACGTCGAGGGCGACGCCCAGCGACCGCTCGTGCGCATCGCACGCATCGTCCTCGCGTTCGCGGCGCTCGCGGTGGGGTTCGCCGTCGGTGGCTACGGGAACCTCCTCTCGTCGTTCACGACCATCGGCGCCGCCGCGACGCTCGCCATCGGGTTCGCGCTGCGCGACCTCATCGCCAACTTCGTCGCGGGGGTGTTCATCTACGTCGACCGGCCGTTCCGCATCGGCCACTGGATAGAGTGGCCCTCGAGCGGCGACCTCCCCTCCCAGGGAATCGTCACCGACATCTCGCTCCGCGTCACGCGCATCCAGACGTTCGACAACGAGATCATCACCGTCCCGAACGCGAAACTCACGGAGAACGAGATTCTGAACCCGACGGCGCGGGACAGACTCCGTATCAGTTTCACCTTCGGCATCGGCTACGAGGACGACATCCAGCGGGCGACCGACATCATCGTCGAGGAGGCGACCGCCCACCCGAAGGTGCTCGAACACCCGACCCCGACGGTGCAGTTGAGCGAGGACCCGCTGGCCGACTCCTACGTCGGCCTCGACTCGTGGTTCTGGATAGACACGCCGAACCGGCGGAAGTACCTCACCGTCCGGAGCGAGGTGGTCCGCGCCGTCAAGGAGCGCTTCGAGGAGGCCGGTATCGACATCCCCTACCCGCAGATAGACCTCTCGGGGCGCGTCGAGACCGGTCCGCCCCGTCGCCCCCTCGAACGGTCTCCCGACGGCGACTGA
- a CDS encoding TIGR00300 family protein: MTVSRVVELKGHIIDSGMMGGAFGIVMDMDGSFEVETFEIGRSKTEESYARLVVSADSASALQSIVHELHQIGANPADPKDATLSPAPEDQVVPQGFYSTTNHPTDVRYDGRWLPVERVEMDCAVVVEPGAEGGPRAYTKVLNAVEEGDLVVAGEAGVRVRPPERSRGSEGPFGFMQGGVSAERPSESTIAAIAESIREVKEEGGKILAVCGPALIHSGAREDLARLVSEGYIDMLSAGNGFAVHDLEHDLYGTSLGMDTETLDHPRKGHKHHIYTISEVIRAGSIREAVESELVESGVMYECVTNDVPFVLAGSIRDDGPLPDTITDAIEAQNAIREQAHEADMVLLLSTLLHSVAVGNCLPSTTRTVCVDINPSTVTQLLDRGSAQAVGMVTDIGTFVPILAEHVIYGGEE; encoded by the coding sequence ATGACTGTCTCTCGCGTGGTCGAGCTGAAGGGGCACATCATCGACTCGGGGATGATGGGCGGGGCCTTCGGCATCGTCATGGACATGGACGGGTCGTTCGAGGTCGAGACGTTCGAGATCGGGCGCTCGAAGACCGAGGAGTCCTACGCCCGCCTCGTCGTCTCCGCCGACTCCGCCTCGGCGCTCCAGTCCATCGTCCACGAGCTCCATCAGATCGGCGCCAACCCCGCCGACCCGAAGGACGCCACCCTCTCGCCCGCCCCCGAGGACCAGGTCGTCCCCCAGGGGTTCTACTCGACGACCAACCACCCGACGGACGTGCGCTACGACGGGCGCTGGCTGCCCGTCGAGCGCGTCGAGATGGACTGCGCCGTCGTCGTCGAACCGGGCGCCGAGGGTGGCCCCCGGGCGTACACGAAGGTCCTCAACGCCGTCGAGGAGGGCGACCTCGTCGTGGCCGGCGAGGCCGGCGTCCGGGTGCGCCCGCCCGAACGCTCCCGCGGGTCGGAGGGACCGTTCGGGTTCATGCAGGGGGGCGTCTCCGCGGAGCGGCCCTCCGAGTCCACCATCGCCGCCATCGCCGAGTCCATCCGCGAGGTCAAGGAGGAGGGCGGGAAGATACTCGCCGTCTGCGGCCCGGCGCTCATCCACTCTGGCGCGCGCGAGGACCTCGCGCGCCTCGTGAGCGAGGGGTACATCGACATGCTCTCGGCGGGCAACGGCTTCGCCGTCCACGACCTCGAACACGACCTCTACGGCACCTCCCTCGGGATGGACACCGAGACGCTCGACCACCCGCGCAAGGGCCACAAACACCACATCTACACCATCAGCGAGGTAATCCGCGCGGGCTCCATCCGCGAGGCGGTCGAGTCGGAACTCGTCGAGTCCGGCGTGATGTACGAGTGCGTCACCAACGACGTCCCGTTCGTCCTCGCGGGGTCCATCCGCGACGACGGGCCGCTGCCCGACACCATCACCGACGCCATCGAGGCGCAGAACGCCATCCGCGAGCAGGCCCACGAGGCCGACATGGTCCTCCTGCTCTCGACGCTGTTGCACTCGGTCGCGGTCGGTAACTGCCTCCCCTCGACGACGCGGACCGTCTGCGTCGACATCAACCCCTCGACGGTCACGCAACTGCTCGACCGCGGGAGCGCCCAGGCCGTCGGGATGGTCACCGACATCGGGACGTTCGTCCCCATCCTCGCCGAGCACGTCATCTATGGCGGCGAGGAGTGA
- a CDS encoding fumarylacetoacetate hydrolase family protein — MKLARIATDDGTVTGEVDPETGVVTADASYEPEAYDLLAPCEPTALYCVGRNYAATLDQMDYDRPEEPDFFIKPPVSVLAPGAPIEYPSFTEEFTYAGELAAVVDRECHDLAPEEVDDALRGYTIMNDLDALDQQGRTARKAFDGSGPLGPYIETDLDPADIEMRTLVAGEERQSATTAQMLFTPREVVSYLSERFTFKPGDVVAFGSPANPGLLEPGDEVEITYEGVGTLRNTVV, encoded by the coding sequence GTGAAACTCGCACGCATCGCGACCGACGACGGCACCGTCACCGGCGAGGTCGACCCCGAGACGGGCGTCGTCACCGCCGACGCCAGCTACGAACCGGAGGCGTACGACCTGCTCGCGCCCTGCGAACCGACGGCGCTCTACTGCGTCGGGCGCAACTACGCCGCCACGCTCGACCAGATGGACTACGACCGCCCCGAGGAACCCGACTTCTTCATCAAGCCGCCCGTCTCCGTCCTCGCACCGGGCGCGCCCATCGAGTACCCCTCCTTCACCGAGGAGTTCACCTACGCCGGCGAACTCGCCGCCGTCGTCGACCGGGAGTGTCACGACCTCGCGCCCGAGGAGGTCGACGACGCGCTCCGGGGGTACACCATCATGAACGACCTCGACGCGCTCGACCAGCAGGGACGCACCGCCCGGAAGGCGTTCGACGGCTCCGGCCCCCTCGGTCCCTACATCGAGACGGACCTCGACCCCGCGGACATCGAGATGCGGACGCTCGTCGCGGGCGAGGAGCGCCAGTCGGCGACGACGGCACAGATGCTCTTCACGCCGCGCGAGGTCGTCTCCTACCTCTCCGAGCGGTTCACCTTCAAGCCGGGCGACGTGGTCGCCTTCGGCAGTCCCGCCAACCCCGGCCTCCTCGAACCGGGCGACGAGGTCGAGATAACGTACGAGGGCGTCGGCACGCTGCGTAACACCGTCGTCTGA
- a CDS encoding phytoene/squalene synthase family protein, which yields MVDNSQLARSKSIHRQTGPTFYFATRVLPERVRRPTYVLYAFFRIADEVVDNEDSDLTPGEQRARLADIRDQALGRQPPEDPVLAAFSELREEVGIEDEEVEVFVDAMLTDIEKTRYETYEELEAYMRGSASAVGEMMTTVMNPDQHEEARPYARALGEAFQLTNFLRDVREDIVDRGRIYLPQETLRKYDVTDAQLERFEVDEAFREVMRAELRRAEGRYREGVAGIKFLPRDCQFAVLLAAVLYAEHHRLIRGRDYDVLSTTPQLSTARKTWVAAKTRAYWAFSKDPETVFAKVSAIPMTGDRHAEPGAGEPQPVR from the coding sequence ATGGTAGACAACTCGCAGCTCGCCCGGAGCAAGTCGATCCACCGACAGACCGGGCCGACGTTCTACTTCGCGACGCGCGTGCTGCCCGAGCGCGTCCGACGGCCCACGTACGTGCTCTACGCGTTCTTCCGCATCGCGGACGAGGTGGTCGACAACGAGGACTCCGACCTCACGCCCGGCGAGCAGCGAGCGCGGCTGGCCGACATCCGCGACCAGGCGCTCGGGCGGCAGCCCCCCGAGGACCCCGTACTGGCCGCGTTCAGCGAGCTCCGCGAGGAGGTGGGTATCGAGGACGAGGAGGTGGAGGTGTTCGTCGACGCGATGCTCACCGACATCGAGAAGACCCGCTACGAGACCTACGAGGAACTGGAGGCGTACATGCGGGGGTCGGCGTCCGCCGTCGGGGAGATGATGACGACGGTGATGAACCCCGACCAGCACGAGGAGGCCCGCCCCTACGCCCGGGCGCTCGGGGAGGCCTTCCAGCTCACCAACTTCCTGCGGGACGTCCGGGAGGACATCGTCGACCGGGGGCGTATCTACCTCCCACAGGAGACGCTCCGGAAGTACGACGTCACCGACGCGCAACTGGAGCGCTTCGAGGTCGACGAGGCGTTCCGCGAGGTGATGCGCGCCGAACTGCGCCGCGCCGAGGGACGCTACCGGGAGGGGGTCGCCGGCATCAAGTTCCTCCCGAGGGACTGCCAGTTCGCCGTCCTGCTCGCGGCGGTGCTGTACGCCGAACACCACCGCCTCATCCGGGGGCGGGACTACGACGTACTCTCGACGACGCCACAACTGAGCACCGCCCGCAAGACGTGGGTCGCGGCCAAGACCCGCGCCTACTGGGCGTTCTCGAAGGACCCCGAGACGGTGTTCGCGAAGGTGAGCGCCATCCCCATGACGGGCGACCGCCACGCCGAACCCGGCGCCGGCGAACCCCAGCCCGTCCGCTGA
- a CDS encoding universal stress protein, translating to MVRFVVGTNGVETSDRLVEYLSGRVTPDDEVYVVNSQKGGDATRGDDVRGGTEALERFETGLECSVATHQFVRGNSPAEDLLSAAHEYEADELVIGIRKRNPTGKIIFGSTAQDLLLSTERPVVAVPLTDGR from the coding sequence ATGGTACGGTTCGTCGTCGGAACGAACGGTGTCGAGACGAGCGACCGACTGGTGGAGTACCTCTCGGGGCGCGTGACCCCCGACGACGAGGTGTACGTCGTCAACTCCCAGAAGGGCGGCGACGCGACCCGGGGGGACGACGTGCGCGGCGGGACCGAGGCGCTCGAACGCTTCGAGACGGGCCTCGAGTGCAGCGTCGCCACCCACCAGTTCGTCCGCGGTAACAGCCCCGCCGAGGACCTGCTCTCGGCCGCCCACGAGTACGAGGCGGACGAACTCGTCATCGGCATCCGCAAGCGCAACCCCACGGGCAAAATAATCTTCGGCAGCACGGCCCAGGACCTCCTGCTCAGCACGGAACGGCCGGTCGTCGCGGTGCCACTGACCGACGGGCGCTGA
- a CDS encoding HAD family hydrolase: MSYDAVVFDNDGVLTEITDWAVLRGAAADAFASFDVDPSDDDLRTVLSHVTVDGLEAVCARHGIDPEAFWYRRDTNYADVQRREIRDGRKPLYDDVDAVRALDLPKGIVSSNQHATVEYILSHYGLHDHFETYYGRQPTVEDVRRKKPDAHFIDRALVDLGTRNALYVGDSESDVEAAHNAGIDSAFLRRPHRADAVLSTDPTYEFETLAALTELV; the protein is encoded by the coding sequence GTGTCGTACGACGCAGTAGTGTTCGACAACGACGGCGTCCTCACGGAGATAACCGACTGGGCCGTCCTCCGGGGGGCGGCCGCAGACGCGTTCGCCAGTTTCGACGTGGACCCGAGCGACGACGACCTGCGCACGGTCCTCTCGCACGTGACCGTCGACGGACTGGAGGCGGTGTGTGCGCGCCACGGCATCGACCCCGAGGCGTTCTGGTACCGACGCGACACGAACTACGCCGACGTCCAGCGCCGCGAGATACGCGACGGCCGGAAACCGCTGTACGACGACGTCGACGCCGTCCGCGCGCTCGACCTCCCGAAGGGAATCGTCAGTTCGAACCAGCACGCCACTGTCGAATACATCCTCTCGCACTACGGCCTCCACGACCACTTCGAGACCTACTACGGTCGCCAGCCGACCGTCGAGGACGTCCGCCGGAAGAAACCCGACGCGCACTTCATCGACCGGGCGCTCGTGGACCTCGGGACGCGGAACGCCCTCTACGTCGGCGACAGCGAGAGCGACGTCGAGGCGGCGCACAACGCCGGCATCGACTCGGCGTTCCTCCGGCGTCCGCACCGCGCCGACGCGGTCCTCTCGACCGACCCGACCTACGAGTTCGAGACGCTGGCGGCGCTCACGGAACTGGTCTGA
- a CDS encoding M24 family metallopeptidase: MTTRLPDGEYDARLERVRDRLARTACGAAVVFDATNVAYLTGFHHVATERPVALAVTADRVAVTVPRLEVERVTDNPRIDTVHDYFDYPGGMPMATVASMLRHLDVDRVYADADGAPGVMGYSGPPLSSYVEVTVQDWVSRMRWSKSDAEVALLRESARWANLGHRRLADALVPGAHPATVGQRASTAASRAMLDTLGERYVPRVRGDGPVSVGLVSDGETALPHGHTPNRRLREGSVVVTGATANVDGYGAELERTMFVGDPTDEDVHYFEVMCEAGRVAVDALAPGVPVADVDQAVWDYFLEQGVTDLARHHTGHGLGLAPHEPPYLDRGWGDADEDPGNHVVEPGHVYAVEPGLYTERAGYRHSDTVAVTEDGVERLTYFPRSLGENVVR; encoded by the coding sequence ATGACGACCCGTCTCCCCGACGGCGAGTACGACGCCCGGCTGGAGCGGGTCCGCGACCGGCTCGCGCGCACCGCCTGCGGCGCGGCCGTCGTGTTCGACGCGACGAACGTCGCCTACCTCACCGGGTTCCACCACGTCGCGACCGAACGGCCCGTCGCCCTCGCCGTGACCGCCGACCGCGTCGCGGTGACGGTCCCGCGCCTCGAAGTCGAGCGCGTCACGGACAACCCCCGTATCGACACCGTCCACGACTACTTCGACTACCCCGGCGGGATGCCGATGGCGACGGTCGCCTCCATGCTCCGCCACCTCGACGTCGACCGGGTGTACGCCGACGCCGACGGCGCTCCGGGCGTAATGGGCTACTCGGGGCCGCCGCTCTCCTCGTACGTCGAGGTGACGGTCCAGGACTGGGTGTCGCGGATGCGGTGGTCGAAATCGGACGCCGAGGTGGCGCTGCTGCGCGAGTCGGCGCGGTGGGCCAACCTCGGCCATCGACGCCTCGCGGACGCCCTCGTGCCCGGCGCGCACCCGGCGACGGTCGGCCAGCGCGCCTCGACGGCCGCCTCGCGGGCCATGCTCGACACCCTCGGGGAGCGCTACGTCCCTCGCGTTCGCGGCGACGGCCCCGTGAGCGTCGGCCTCGTGAGCGACGGGGAGACGGCGCTCCCGCACGGCCACACGCCGAACCGGCGGCTCCGCGAGGGGAGCGTCGTCGTCACGGGCGCGACGGCGAACGTCGACGGCTACGGCGCGGAACTGGAGCGGACGATGTTCGTCGGTGACCCGACCGACGAGGACGTCCACTACTTCGAGGTGATGTGCGAGGCGGGGCGTGTCGCCGTCGACGCGCTCGCGCCGGGCGTCCCCGTCGCCGACGTGGACCAGGCCGTCTGGGACTACTTCCTCGAACAGGGCGTGACCGACCTCGCGCGCCACCACACGGGCCACGGCCTCGGCCTCGCGCCACACGAACCCCCCTACCTCGACCGGGGGTGGGGCGACGCCGACGAGGACCCCGGCAACCACGTCGTCGAACCGGGCCACGTCTACGCGGTCGAACCCGGCCTCTACACCGAGCGTGCCGGCTACCGCCACTCGGACACCGTCGCCGTCACCGAGGACGGCGTCGAGCGACTCACCTACTTCCCCCGGTCGCTCGGGGAGAACGTCGTCCGATAG
- a CDS encoding gamma carbonic anhydrase family protein encodes MDSRHYHFEGDGPRIHGNAYVSREATLVGDVTVESNANVWPGAVLRGDVGPVRVGRESHVGENTAIHVSTVGERSMVASGAVLNDADVGDGVLVGFNATVNDCEVGEGSIVAAGAVVLGSTAVPPESFVSGVPASTRPLSETNLDAAGLFEAYSTGKYANLAARHEELFE; translated from the coding sequence ATGGACAGCCGCCACTACCACTTCGAGGGGGACGGACCGCGGATTCACGGCAACGCCTACGTGAGCCGCGAGGCGACGCTCGTCGGCGACGTCACCGTGGAGTCGAACGCGAACGTCTGGCCGGGGGCGGTCCTCCGCGGGGACGTCGGTCCCGTCCGCGTCGGCCGGGAGTCCCACGTCGGGGAGAACACCGCCATCCACGTCTCGACGGTCGGCGAGCGGTCGATGGTCGCCTCCGGTGCCGTCCTGAACGACGCCGACGTCGGCGACGGCGTCCTCGTCGGGTTCAACGCGACGGTCAACGACTGCGAGGTGGGCGAGGGGAGCATCGTCGCCGCGGGCGCGGTGGTCCTCGGGAGCACCGCCGTCCCGCCCGAGAGCTTCGTCTCCGGCGTCCCGGCGTCGACCCGGCCGCTCTCGGAGACGAACCTCGACGCGGCGGGCCTGTTCGAGGCGTACTCGACGGGCAAGTACGCGAACCTCGCCGCCCGCCACGAGGAACTGTTCGAGTAG
- a CDS encoding FAD-binding oxidoreductase: MTAHKPVVSEEAIATLEEYLRGDVLRPGDPAYDEAREVWNAMIDRRPGAIAHCAGPADVVSSVTVASEHDLLVSVYGGGHNIAGNAVCDDGLVIDLSRMRSIHVDPEAKVAHVEPGATLAEFDHEAQAFGLATPVGYNSTTGIAGLTLGGGFGWLSRTYGLTADNLRSAEVVTADGQFRRASESEHADLFWGLRGGGGNFGVVTSFEFDLHEVGPEVLCGPVVHALDDAEDVLTEYREVVADVPNEVSAWFVFRHAPPLPFLPEEWHGEKVLILALFYAGDAADGEAALRPVRDIGDPVADAVGPMRYAEWQGMFDPLLTPGARNYWKSHNFEEMTDGMITTFVEYAETIPTPLSEIAVAQLGGAINEVPTGATAYPHRDAAFLMNLHTRWEDPALDEQCIEWTRELYHAMTPHATGGVYVNFVPEDVGEERAAYRENYDRLAELKATYDPENLFRMNQNVAPAP, from the coding sequence ATGACAGCACACAAACCAGTAGTGAGCGAAGAAGCGATAGCGACGCTCGAGGAGTACCTCCGCGGCGACGTCCTGCGGCCGGGCGACCCGGCGTACGACGAGGCGCGCGAGGTGTGGAACGCGATGATAGACCGGCGACCGGGGGCCATCGCCCACTGTGCGGGCCCCGCCGACGTCGTGTCGTCGGTGACCGTCGCGAGCGAGCACGACCTGCTCGTTTCCGTCTACGGCGGCGGGCACAACATCGCGGGCAACGCGGTCTGTGACGACGGCCTCGTCATCGACCTCTCACGGATGCGGTCGATACACGTCGACCCGGAGGCGAAGGTGGCGCACGTCGAACCCGGCGCGACGCTCGCGGAGTTCGACCACGAGGCCCAGGCGTTCGGCCTCGCCACGCCCGTCGGCTACAACTCGACGACGGGTATCGCCGGCCTCACGCTCGGCGGCGGGTTCGGGTGGCTCAGCAGGACGTACGGCCTCACCGCGGACAACCTCCGGTCGGCGGAGGTCGTCACCGCGGACGGGCAGTTCCGTCGCGCCAGCGAGTCGGAGCACGCGGACCTCTTCTGGGGGCTCCGCGGCGGCGGCGGTAACTTCGGCGTCGTGACCTCCTTCGAGTTCGACCTCCACGAGGTCGGCCCGGAGGTGCTCTGTGGCCCGGTCGTCCACGCACTCGACGACGCCGAGGACGTCCTGACGGAGTACCGTGAGGTCGTGGCGGACGTGCCGAACGAGGTGTCGGCGTGGTTCGTCTTCCGACACGCGCCGCCGCTGCCGTTCCTGCCCGAGGAGTGGCACGGCGAGAAGGTGCTCATCCTCGCGCTGTTCTACGCCGGCGACGCCGCCGACGGCGAGGCGGCGCTCCGGCCGGTCAGGGACATCGGCGACCCCGTCGCGGACGCGGTCGGTCCGATGCGCTACGCCGAGTGGCAGGGGATGTTCGACCCGCTGCTCACGCCCGGCGCGCGCAACTACTGGAAGTCCCACAACTTCGAGGAGATGACCGACGGGATGATAACGACGTTCGTCGAGTACGCGGAGACCATCCCGACGCCGCTGTCGGAGATCGCCGTCGCCCAGCTCGGTGGCGCCATCAACGAGGTCCCGACGGGGGCGACGGCGTACCCCCACCGGGACGCGGCGTTCCTGATGAACCTCCACACCCGGTGGGAGGACCCGGCGCTCGACGAGCAGTGCATCGAGTGGACACGCGAACTGTACCACGCGATGACGCCCCACGCGACCGGCGGGGTGTACGTCAACTTCGTCCCGGAGGACGTCGGGGAGGAGCGCGCCGCCTACCGCGAGAACTACGACCGACTGGCCGAACTGAAGGCGACGTACGACCCCGAGAACCTGTTCCGGATGAACCAGAACGTCGCACCGGCTCCCTGA
- a CDS encoding SDR family NAD(P)-dependent oxidoreductase: MLSGTTAFVTGASQGLGREIARTLADHGANVALAARNEDGLAETASEIPDDRVLSVPTDVTVEESVAAAVEVTAEEFGGLDCLVNNAGVAGPTTPVEEVTAEEWLRVQDVNVLGPFLCAKHAASYLRESDRGSLVTISSIAGKRPYPLRTPYAASKMAVVGLTRALAFELGDDDVTVNAVCPGAVEGDRIRRVFEARTEREGISPEEAAQRQILDDLPIEELVPPAEVAELVAYLASPHARHVTAQDINVDAGATWY; the protein is encoded by the coding sequence ATGCTCTCCGGAACGACGGCGTTCGTCACGGGTGCCAGCCAGGGGCTAGGCCGAGAAATCGCACGCACGCTCGCCGACCACGGCGCGAACGTCGCGCTCGCCGCCCGCAACGAGGACGGCCTCGCGGAGACGGCGAGCGAGATTCCCGACGACCGGGTGCTCTCGGTTCCGACGGACGTCACCGTCGAGGAGTCCGTCGCCGCGGCCGTCGAGGTGACGGCGGAGGAGTTCGGCGGCCTCGACTGCCTCGTGAACAACGCGGGCGTCGCCGGGCCGACGACGCCCGTCGAGGAGGTGACCGCCGAGGAGTGGCTGCGCGTCCAGGACGTGAACGTCCTCGGGCCGTTCCTCTGTGCCAAACACGCCGCCTCGTACCTCCGCGAGAGCGACCGGGGGAGCCTCGTCACCATCTCCTCGATCGCCGGGAAGCGCCCCTACCCGCTCCGGACGCCCTACGCGGCGTCGAAGATGGCCGTCGTCGGTCTCACGCGGGCGCTCGCCTTCGAACTCGGCGACGACGACGTGACGGTCAACGCCGTCTGCCCCGGCGCCGTCGAGGGCGACCGCATCCGCCGGGTCTTCGAGGCCCGCACCGAGCGCGAGGGTATCTCCCCCGAGGAGGCCGCACAGCGCCAGATTCTGGACGACCTCCCCATCGAGGAACTCGTCCCGCCCGCCGAGGTGGCCGAACTCGTCGCCTACCTCGCCTCGCCGCACGCCCGCCACGTGACCGCACAGGACATCAACGTGGACGCCGGCGCGACCTGGTACTGA
- a CDS encoding SOS response-associated peptidase gives MCGRYSLFTPPEDLESRFDATFDVEYRPRYNAAPGQRLPVIRDAAPGTIGESRWGLIPAWADDDTGGLINARAETLSEKPAFREAYERRRCLVLADGFYEWVETEDGKRPYRVTRRDDEPFALAGLWETWTPEEKQTGLDEFGGGGPDRSVDPVETFTIVTREPTPFLADYHHRMALLLRPADESAWLDGERVEAVEPPDDDALRAYPVSTLVNDPSNDSPAVVREA, from the coding sequence ATGTGCGGACGATACAGCCTCTTCACCCCGCCCGAGGACCTGGAATCGCGCTTCGACGCGACGTTCGACGTCGAGTACCGCCCGCGCTACAACGCCGCGCCCGGCCAGCGTCTCCCGGTGATTCGGGACGCCGCCCCGGGGACCATCGGCGAGTCGCGCTGGGGGCTGATTCCCGCGTGGGCCGACGACGACACCGGGGGGCTCATCAATGCCCGCGCGGAGACGCTGTCGGAGAAGCCCGCGTTCCGCGAGGCCTACGAGCGCCGGCGGTGTCTCGTCCTCGCCGACGGCTTCTACGAGTGGGTCGAGACGGAGGACGGAAAGCGTCCCTACCGCGTCACCCGCCGGGACGACGAACCGTTCGCCCTCGCCGGCCTCTGGGAGACGTGGACCCCCGAGGAGAAACAGACGGGCCTCGACGAGTTCGGCGGGGGCGGTCCGGACCGGTCGGTCGACCCCGTCGAGACGTTCACCATCGTCACCCGCGAGCCGACGCCGTTCCTCGCCGACTACCACCACCGGATGGCGCTGCTGTTGCGTCCGGCCGACGAGTCGGCGTGGCTCGACGGCGAGCGCGTCGAGGCGGTCGAACCGCCCGACGACGACGCCCTCCGCGCGTACCCCGTCTCGACGCTCGTCAACGACCCCTCGAACGACTCGCCCGCCGTCGTGCGGGAGGCCTGA